In Gadus chalcogrammus isolate NIFS_2021 chromosome 13, NIFS_Gcha_1.0, whole genome shotgun sequence, a single genomic region encodes these proteins:
- the LOC130402372 gene encoding uncharacterized protein C20orf85-like translates to MATNVEESKPINFVSQDEIWKTRLKVEKESSKIWPHKWGFLSEVYIESQRKGAGLREAAGELDLPPHLRARPPTPAEKYIHVSPSPPVPQTTQALIGWRSSQPHLQLEVYGKETHGRRSFLKELGWTLESCT, encoded by the exons ATGGCAACCAATGTCGAGGAATCAAAACCGATCAATTTTGTGAGTCAAGATGAAATCTG gaagaCACGTCTTAAGGTCGAGAAAGAGTCATCCAAAATCTGGCCTCATAAGTGGGGCTTTCTCTCAGAAGTCTATATAGAG AGCCAGAGGAAGGGGGCGGGACTGAGGGAGGCGGCCGGGGAGCTGGACCTCCCACCTCATCTGAGGGCACGCCCCCCGACCCCCGCCGAAAAATACATCCAT gtaagcccctcccctcctgtaCCCCAGACAACTCAGGCTTTGATTGGCTGGAGGTCTTCCCAGCCACATCTCCAGCTAGAGGTCTATGGCAAGGAGACCCATGGGAGGCGGAGCTTCCTGAAGGAACTGGGCTGGACCCTAGAATCTTGCACCTGA
- the LOC130401721 gene encoding keratin, type I cytoskeletal 18-like isoform X1 → MSYRSSTATFTRSTPPYRAASTYGGAGGSGARISSSSFSSLRSGAPTISSSSAYRVSSGMGGGGGMSGGFGGAGAGAGAGAGGAGVGIMGNERGHMQNLNDRLATYLDTVRSLEKANNELEVKIREALEKGGPEMREYSKYTPILEDLRRQIFDKTLDNATLVLQIDNARLATDDFKVKFENETAIRQSVEADIGGLKKVIDDTNMGRMNIESEIESVKEELMYLKKNHENDLMEMRSQVSHGGVQVDVDAPKGQDLAQVMEEVRSNYEKVAVKNAQDLKQWHENQISEVQVQVSQNTEALQGAQLEISDLSRQLQTLEIELASQQSLKASLEDTLRGTEQRNNNETEKYNGIIMHLEGELTNLRSNISQQTQDYEALLNMKMKLEAEIATYRTLLDGGDFKLQDALEGLAE, encoded by the exons ATGAGCTACAGGTCAAGCACCGCCACCTTCACCCGCTCCACCCCGCCCTACCGCGCAGCCAGCACTTATGGTGGCGCAGGGGGCTCCGGGGCCCgcatctcctcgtcctccttctccagcctgCGCTCCGGCgcccccaccatctcctcctcctcggcctaCAGGGTGAGCAGCGGgatgggcggcggcggcgggatgTCCGGAGGCTTCGGAGGAGCGGGAGCCGGAGCAGGGGCCGGTGCTGGCGGGGCCGGTGTGGGGATCATGGGCAACGAGAGGGGCCACATGCAGAACCTGAACGACCGCCTGGCCACCTACCTGGACACGGTCAGGAGCCTGGAGAAGGCCAACAACGAGCTGGAGGTGAAGATCAGAGAGGCGCTGGAGAAGGGAGGCCCCGAGATGAGGGAGTACAGCAAGTACACACCCATCCTCGAGGACCTGCGCAGACAG ATCTTTGACAAGACTCTGGACAATGCCACTCTGGTGCTCCAGATCGACAACGCTCGCCTGGCTACTGACGACTTCAAAGTAAA GTTTGAGAATGAGACGGCCATCCGCCAATCGGTGGAGGCAGACATCGGGGGGCTGAAGAAGGTCATCGACGACACCAACATGGGCAGGATGAACATCGAGAGCGAGATTGAGTCGGTCAAGGAGGAGCTCATGTACCTCAAGAAGAACCACGAGAAC GATCTGATGGAGATGAGGAGCCAGGTTTCCCACGGGGGCGTGCAGGTGGATGTGGACGCTCCTAAAGGTCAGGATCTGGCCCAGGTCATGGAGGAGGTCAGGTCCAACTACGAGAAGGTCGCCGTCAAGAACGCACAGGACCTCAAGCAGTGGCACGAAAATCAG ATCTCGGAGGTGCAGGTACAGGTTTCACAAAACACAGAGGCCCTTCAAGGGGCCCAGCTGGAGATCAGCGACTTGTCCAGACAGCTCCAGACCCTAGAGATTGAACTGGCCTCCCAACAGAGCTTG AAAGCGTCTTTGGAAGACACGTTGAGAGGCACAGAGCAACGCAACAACAATGAGACGGAGAAGTACAACGGCATCATCATGCACCTGGAGGGGGAGCTGACCAACCTGCGCTCCAACATCAGCCAACAGACCCAGGACTATGAGGCCCTGCTGAACATGAAGATGAAGCTGGAGGCCGAGATCGCCACCTACAGGACACTGCTGGACGGAGGGGATTTTAA GCTTCAAGATGCACTAGAGGGGTTGGCAGAATAG
- the LOC130401721 gene encoding keratin, type I cytoskeletal 18-like isoform X2 gives MSYRSSTATFTRSTPPYRAASTYGGAGGSGARISSSSFSSLRSGAPTISSSSAYRVSSGMGGGGGMSGGFGGAGAGAGAGAGGAGVGIMGNERGHMQNLNDRLATYLDTVRSLEKANNELEVKIREALEKGGPEMREYSKYTPILEDLRRQIFDKTLDNATLVLQIDNARLATDDFKVKFENETAIRQSVEADIGGLKKVIDDTNMGRMNIESEIESVKEELMYLKKNHENDLMEMRSQVSHGGVQVDVDAPKGQDLAQVMEEVRSNYEKVAVKNAQDLKQWHENQISEVQVQVSQNTEALQGAQLEISDLSRQLQTLEIELASQQSLKASLEDTLRGTEQRNNNETEKYNGIIMHLEGELTNLRSNISQQTQDYEALLNMKMKLEAEIATYRTLLDGGDFK, from the exons ATGAGCTACAGGTCAAGCACCGCCACCTTCACCCGCTCCACCCCGCCCTACCGCGCAGCCAGCACTTATGGTGGCGCAGGGGGCTCCGGGGCCCgcatctcctcgtcctccttctccagcctgCGCTCCGGCgcccccaccatctcctcctcctcggcctaCAGGGTGAGCAGCGGgatgggcggcggcggcgggatgTCCGGAGGCTTCGGAGGAGCGGGAGCCGGAGCAGGGGCCGGTGCTGGCGGGGCCGGTGTGGGGATCATGGGCAACGAGAGGGGCCACATGCAGAACCTGAACGACCGCCTGGCCACCTACCTGGACACGGTCAGGAGCCTGGAGAAGGCCAACAACGAGCTGGAGGTGAAGATCAGAGAGGCGCTGGAGAAGGGAGGCCCCGAGATGAGGGAGTACAGCAAGTACACACCCATCCTCGAGGACCTGCGCAGACAG ATCTTTGACAAGACTCTGGACAATGCCACTCTGGTGCTCCAGATCGACAACGCTCGCCTGGCTACTGACGACTTCAAAGTAAA GTTTGAGAATGAGACGGCCATCCGCCAATCGGTGGAGGCAGACATCGGGGGGCTGAAGAAGGTCATCGACGACACCAACATGGGCAGGATGAACATCGAGAGCGAGATTGAGTCGGTCAAGGAGGAGCTCATGTACCTCAAGAAGAACCACGAGAAC GATCTGATGGAGATGAGGAGCCAGGTTTCCCACGGGGGCGTGCAGGTGGATGTGGACGCTCCTAAAGGTCAGGATCTGGCCCAGGTCATGGAGGAGGTCAGGTCCAACTACGAGAAGGTCGCCGTCAAGAACGCACAGGACCTCAAGCAGTGGCACGAAAATCAG ATCTCGGAGGTGCAGGTACAGGTTTCACAAAACACAGAGGCCCTTCAAGGGGCCCAGCTGGAGATCAGCGACTTGTCCAGACAGCTCCAGACCCTAGAGATTGAACTGGCCTCCCAACAGAGCTTG AAAGCGTCTTTGGAAGACACGTTGAGAGGCACAGAGCAACGCAACAACAATGAGACGGAGAAGTACAACGGCATCATCATGCACCTGGAGGGGGAGCTGACCAACCTGCGCTCCAACATCAGCCAACAGACCCAGGACTATGAGGCCCTGCTGAACATGAAGATGAAGCTGGAGGCCGAGATCGCCACCTACAGGACACTGCTGGACGGAGGGGATTTTAAGTAA
- the LOC130401720 gene encoding keratin, type II cytoskeletal 8-like, with product MSVRALKTTTVSSRSNSSGGGGVGPGQRCYSSRSFSGYGGPGAGKQSFAVRSSYGGVGSSGAGMGAGSGGFAVGGYAAGGSGQRGGAVEYGYMGVGGGMGGGMGMGGGMCMAGGMAGGMGGGMATRAAPITSVTVNKSLLTPLNLEIDPSIQVVRTQEKEQIKGLNNRFATFIDKVRFLEQQNKMLETKWKLLQEQTSSPSSMDAMFEAYISNLRRQLDGLGNEKLRMESELYSMKSMVEDFKNRYEDEINKRNEAENTFVLIKKDTDAAYLVKVELEAKLDGLSDELEFLRQLYDMELRELQSQIKDTSVVVEMDNSRSLDMDAVVAEVRAQYEDIANRSRAEAEAWYQSKYAEMQQSAGQHGNDVKSTKAEIADMNRRIMRLQSEIDMVKAQRNTLEGQIAEAEERGEMAVKDAKLRIRDLEEALQRAKHDMTLQVRQYQELMNVKLALDIEIATYRKLLEGEEDRLLTGIKTSCVSKQTSVNYNAYNCMESSRTPSYVSASFGGSQAVSTAFGGHEGAVVSSGDDKESSSSSAATVTKVEAVVVKTEEKQEAEAEPVAPVAPVAAEEKEIAAVEQEATAEDEPVEAPVEE from the exons ATGTCTGTCAGAGCTCTGAAGACCACCACCGTCTCCTCCAGGTCCAACTCctccggggggggcggggtcggtCCAGGCCAGAGGTGCTACAGCAGCCGCTCCTTCTCCGGCTATGGGGGTCCCGGCGCTGGCAAGCAGTCCTTCGCCGTCCGCAGCTCCTATGGGGGCGTGGGCTCcagcggggccggcatgggggCCGGCAGCGGGGGCTTTGCGGTGGGCGGGTACGCGGCCGGAGGGTCGGGTCAGAGAGGCGGCGCCGTAGAGTATGGCTACATGGGCGTCGGCGGAGGTATGGGCGGCGGTATGGGCATGGGTGGCGGTATGTGCATGGCTGGGGGTATGGCTGGGGGTATGGGTGGAGGCATGGCCACCAGAGCGGCCCCCATCACGTCTGTGACGGTCAACAAGAGCCTCCTGACGCCCCTGAACCTGGAGATCGACCCCAGCATCCAGGTGGTCCGCAcccaggagaaggagcagatcAAGGGCCTCAACAACCGCTTTGCCACCTTCATCGACAAG GTGCGCTTCCTGGAGCAGCAGAACAAGATGCTGGAGACCAAGTGGAAGCTGCTCCAGGAACAGACCAGCAGTCCCTCCAGCATGGACGCCATGTTCGAAGCCTACATCTCCAACCTGCGCAGACAGCTCGACGGCCTGGGCAACGAGAAGCTGCGGATGGAGTCCGAGCTGTATAGCATGAAGAGCATGGTCGAGGACTTCAAGAACAG GTATGAGGACGAGATCAACAAGCGCAACGAGGCGGAAAACACCTTTGTGCTGATAAAGAAG GATACAGATGCAGCCTACCTCGTTAAAGTTGAACTTGAGGCTAAATTGGACGGCCTCTCAGATGAACTTGAATTCCTGAGACAGCTCTACGATATG GAGCTGCGTGAGCTGCAGAGCCAGATCAAGGACACCTCGGTCGTCGTGGAGATGGACAACAGCCGTAGCCTGGACATGGACGCCGTGGTGGCGGAGGTGCGCGCTCAGTATGAGGACATCGCCAACCGCAGCAGGGCCGAGGCCGAGGCCTGGTACCAGTCTAAG TATGCAGAGATGCAGCAGTCAGCAGGGCAGCATGGAAACGACGTGAAGTCAACCAAGGCTGAGATCGCCGACATGAACCGCAGGATAATGAGGCTTCAGTCGGAGATCGACATGGTGAAGGCCCAG CGCAACACCCTGGAGGGTCAGATTGCAGAGGCTGAGGAGCGCGGCGAGATGGCGGTGAAGGACGCCAAGCTCCGCATCAGAGACCTGGAGGAGGCCCTCCAGAGAGCCAAGCACGACATGACCTTGCAGGTCCGCCAGTACCAGGAGCTGATGAACGTCAAGCTGGCCCTGGACATTGAGATCGCCACCTACAGGAAGCTgctggaaggagaggaggacag GTTGCTCACAGGGATCAAGACGTCATGTGTGTCAAAGCAGACAT cTGTGAATTACAACGCCTATAACTGCATGGAGAGCTCCCGCACACCATCATACGTGAGCGCCTCCTTCGGTGGATCACAAGCAGTCAGCACCGCCTTCGGTGGCCACGAGGGGGCAGTGGTGAGCAGCGGAGACGACAAagaaagcagcagcagctccgccGCCACGGTCACCAAGGTAGAAGCCGTTGTTGTCAAGacggaggagaagcaggaggccGAGGCCGAGCCGGTGGCGCCGGTGGCGCCGGTGGCTGCCGAGGAAAAGGAGATTGCCGCTGTGGAGCAGGAGGCCACAGCAGAGGACGAGCCAGTGGAAGCCCCCGTTGAAGAGTGA